The Borreliella mayonii genome has a segment encoding these proteins:
- the recD gene encoding exodeoxyribonuclease V subunit alpha — MRDFLVLREFLKDKNKKFLTPELKLYEIIELLNINKKNCYKAQTLAKFTNNENIVIFLIFLFNYFDKGHIRADINLLAKDIQNTIIFTKDNLEKTNKGYNKLIKMLKGLETFGNLETIKNIVSLLKENNILMEFDKLKITTPLILENNIYIYTQKNYREEEELIKQIIKRLENHKSELNENKIQNIISNLNTNNLNKEQITSVRKALKSNFFILSGGPGTGKTTTINHILKAINKTLNNKKKGLVAITAPTGKATLRLQTSIDYSFKNLKIECNTIQKLLGIKFINKKNLYDEENQLNFDVIIIDEASMVDAYTFLKLLKATPITTKLIMVGDKNQLPSVNEGNVYSSLLGIKKINNDNVEDLKENFRSNKEINLLSKAIYKEDSALICKYINNNKNIQLKEIEKINLKKDLIEYTNNLYKKIPTFNLKLLKESKIETILETLLENIILSSKNFGKFGTKTLNEIIKTYLKKTYGSFIGQIIMITKTDYKNKLFNGERGVIFNENSKFYALFQRKNEKYKKINLDLITNYEFSFATTIHKSQGSEYKHIKVILENNPFLTKELMYTAITRAKDSLEIISNKETIIKLSKKSSKRDSKILEHLNSFNEIDK, encoded by the coding sequence ATGAGAGATTTTTTAGTATTAAGAGAATTTTTAAAAGATAAAAACAAGAAATTCTTAACCCCTGAACTTAAACTTTATGAAATAATTGAACTTTTAAATATCAATAAAAAAAATTGCTATAAAGCGCAAACACTTGCAAAGTTCACAAACAATGAAAATATTGTAATATTTTTAATATTTTTATTTAACTACTTTGATAAAGGCCACATAAGAGCTGATATAAATCTATTAGCAAAAGATATTCAAAATACAATAATATTCACAAAAGACAACCTAGAAAAAACCAATAAAGGTTACAACAAATTAATAAAAATGCTAAAAGGGCTAGAAACATTTGGGAATCTAGAAACTATTAAGAATATAGTTTCGCTTTTAAAGGAAAACAACATACTAATGGAATTTGATAAGCTTAAAATTACAACTCCCCTAATTCTGGAAAACAATATCTACATTTATACTCAAAAAAACTACAGAGAAGAAGAAGAGTTAATAAAACAAATTATAAAAAGATTAGAAAACCATAAAAGTGAATTAAATGAGAATAAAATACAAAATATAATATCAAATTTAAACACCAATAATTTAAATAAAGAGCAAATTACATCAGTTAGAAAGGCATTAAAAAGCAACTTCTTTATATTAAGCGGAGGCCCTGGAACAGGCAAAACCACAACTATTAACCACATCTTAAAAGCAATTAATAAAACATTAAACAATAAAAAAAAAGGATTAGTAGCAATTACAGCGCCTACAGGAAAAGCTACTCTAAGACTGCAAACAAGCATTGACTATTCATTCAAAAATTTAAAAATAGAATGCAATACAATACAAAAACTATTGGGAATCAAATTTATAAACAAAAAAAATCTATATGACGAAGAAAATCAATTAAATTTTGACGTAATAATAATTGACGAAGCTTCAATGGTAGATGCATATACTTTTTTAAAACTATTAAAAGCAACACCAATAACCACTAAATTAATAATGGTAGGAGATAAAAATCAACTCCCATCAGTAAATGAAGGAAATGTATATTCAAGTCTTTTGGGAATAAAAAAAATAAATAACGATAATGTAGAAGATCTTAAAGAAAATTTCAGAAGCAACAAAGAAATAAATTTGCTCTCAAAAGCAATATACAAAGAAGATAGCGCTTTGATTTGCAAATACATTAATAACAATAAAAATATTCAATTAAAAGAAATAGAAAAAATAAACCTAAAAAAAGATCTAATAGAATATACAAACAATTTATATAAAAAAATACCCACTTTTAATCTTAAACTACTAAAAGAATCAAAAATCGAAACAATACTTGAAACTTTACTTGAAAATATAATTTTAAGTTCAAAGAATTTTGGCAAATTTGGAACCAAAACACTAAATGAAATAATAAAAACTTACCTAAAAAAAACCTATGGAAGCTTTATTGGGCAAATAATAATGATAACCAAAACTGACTATAAAAATAAATTATTTAATGGAGAACGAGGAGTTATTTTTAATGAAAATTCTAAATTTTATGCTTTATTCCAAAGAAAAAATGAAAAATATAAAAAAATAAATTTAGATTTAATAACAAATTATGAATTCAGCTTTGCCACAACAATACACAAAAGCCAAGGATCTGAATACAAACATATAAAAGTAATATTAGAAAATAACCCTTTTTTGACAAAAGAACTTATGTATACTGCAATAACAAGAGCCAAAGATAGCTTAGAAATAATTTCTAACAAAGAGACTATTATTAAGCTAAGCAAAAAATCTAGCAAAAGAGATTCAAAAATACTAGAACACTTAAACTCATTTAACGAAATTGACAAATAA
- the recB gene encoding exodeoxyribonuclease V subunit beta, protein MDKILEKIQNNATILIEASAGTGKTHILENMVINLIKTKLYSINEILVLTFTKKATEEMHTRILKSIENSYFNSKTNEILKEAYEQSKKLFISTINKFALHALNNFQIETENYSKYNPKEKFSKEIDEIVYDFLRKSDSLIQTLDIKDYELNVFKSDVKKTEEIVLKIKKAYERDTTQELGDWLKTQKSFENILLKKEELIKDYNKIIQDLNKMTKDEILSFYNKHIQTGKLEIEYSKENDIFKIAETLLKNKFFSTLIEKETKKNAKLLPQELKIKNDLICLGINIKHEKYKTEDNRNKNRNNLKQYVILKVEYKILKYIEKELEKTIKSTNIIDQNYIISNLKNYLKSEDKKLLNAIKNRYKIILIDEAQDLSLTQIEIFKILKTAGIKLIFIGDPKQIIYSFRKADISFYNKEIKNKINTDARIILKINHRSSKKLIRPLNKIFNNIYNNAITDEIEKIEFTNSLPNQQNDNNKIFINGQEIEGINIITTNTENEEDIYQKTALTIKYLLAYGKIAENNKIRNIKMQDIKVLCRGKNEINLIDKALKKEQIQTNKTQEKLLNTKEFIEIFYIIKCLDRKQSFKTLNYILSSKILNVPWNLQRILIKQDKIQLIEEFIENITVLLEKNEITLINAINKILFEKNLWIKIANDTKDQKIIEWAKNKINYKGLLIKEGKLENLKTYETTLEIISKIYHKEQNILSLISALESLIINEESEEIEEKTNNINNDNESIELMTIHKSKGLSMNIVFLINTTPIENSSFLSKKNQFYKFYQDGNIEYDFFKLEENKKYARLKILSEEKNIFYVGATRAKFALFITKINSITSKLLEIAKIFTIDDIKHDFNINEFIGQKRFNKKKDNTNVNTKLIPPKPIIKNMFKKEYTSSFSSLTAQAHNKAFYENYDFKNINYEKETDLDYDPGLEEILPKGKDSGNILHAAMEEIIFSTAKDTFDNFKKINIEIIEKQIQKINSNLNTTEIRNSLTKMIYNILTYNIGAINTRLCDIEELQKEMEFLIKINPEFQKQKHLFDKHFEDLHIKLNDGYLKGIVDLIFKANNKIYILDYKTNYLGKNKDDYNITNLENTIKKEYYDLQYKIYALGIKKILFKNKREYNQKFGGIIYLFTRAFKDNIECIKSKFENGIYFNLPKFNDVDLDKIILELSIKRHL, encoded by the coding sequence ATGGACAAAATCTTAGAAAAAATTCAAAATAACGCAACAATATTAATAGAAGCATCAGCAGGCACCGGCAAAACCCATATACTTGAAAATATGGTTATAAATTTAATAAAAACCAAACTATATTCCATAAATGAAATCTTAGTATTAACTTTTACAAAAAAAGCTACAGAAGAAATGCACACAAGAATACTAAAATCAATAGAAAATTCTTATTTTAACTCAAAAACAAATGAAATTTTAAAAGAAGCTTATGAGCAATCAAAAAAACTCTTTATATCAACAATCAATAAATTTGCATTACATGCCTTAAATAATTTTCAAATTGAAACAGAAAATTATTCCAAATACAACCCTAAAGAAAAATTTTCAAAAGAAATAGATGAAATAGTTTATGACTTTTTAAGAAAATCAGATAGCTTGATTCAAACTCTTGATATTAAAGACTATGAACTTAACGTATTTAAATCTGATGTTAAAAAAACAGAAGAAATTGTTTTAAAAATAAAAAAAGCTTACGAAAGAGATACAACTCAAGAACTTGGAGATTGGCTTAAAACCCAAAAGTCATTTGAAAACATTCTTCTTAAAAAAGAAGAGCTGATCAAAGATTACAACAAGATAATACAAGACTTAAACAAAATGACAAAAGATGAAATATTAAGTTTTTATAATAAACATATTCAAACTGGTAAACTTGAAATAGAATACTCTAAAGAAAACGACATATTCAAAATAGCAGAAACATTATTAAAAAATAAATTTTTTTCAACTCTAATAGAAAAAGAAACTAAAAAAAATGCCAAATTATTGCCTCAAGAACTTAAGATTAAAAATGATTTAATCTGCCTAGGAATTAATATTAAACATGAAAAATATAAAACAGAAGACAATAGAAATAAAAATAGAAACAATTTAAAGCAATATGTTATTTTAAAAGTTGAATACAAAATACTAAAGTATATAGAAAAAGAACTAGAGAAAACTATTAAATCAACAAACATAATAGATCAAAATTACATAATTTCAAATTTAAAAAATTACTTAAAATCAGAAGACAAAAAGCTTCTAAATGCAATCAAAAATCGATACAAAATTATTTTAATCGATGAGGCACAAGATTTAAGCTTAACTCAAATCGAGATATTTAAAATATTAAAAACAGCAGGAATAAAATTGATATTCATAGGTGACCCTAAACAAATAATATATTCCTTTAGAAAAGCAGATATTTCATTTTACAATAAAGAAATAAAAAATAAAATTAACACAGACGCTAGAATTATACTAAAAATAAATCACAGGTCAAGTAAAAAACTCATCAGACCTTTAAATAAAATTTTTAATAATATATACAATAATGCAATAACCGATGAAATTGAAAAAATTGAATTTACCAATTCACTTCCAAATCAACAAAACGACAATAATAAAATTTTCATCAACGGACAAGAAATAGAAGGAATCAATATAATAACCACAAATACAGAAAACGAAGAAGATATTTACCAAAAAACAGCATTAACAATAAAATATTTGCTTGCATATGGAAAAATTGCTGAGAACAATAAAATTAGAAATATTAAAATGCAAGACATTAAAGTACTTTGCAGAGGAAAAAATGAAATCAATTTAATAGACAAAGCATTAAAAAAAGAGCAAATCCAAACAAATAAAACTCAAGAAAAATTATTAAACACTAAAGAATTTATCGAAATTTTCTATATTATTAAATGCTTAGACCGAAAACAAAGTTTTAAAACCTTAAATTATATTCTAAGCAGTAAAATATTAAATGTACCGTGGAATTTGCAAAGAATTTTAATAAAACAAGACAAAATTCAGCTTATAGAAGAATTTATTGAAAATATAACAGTTTTGCTTGAAAAAAATGAAATAACATTAATAAATGCAATTAACAAAATCTTATTTGAAAAAAACTTATGGATCAAAATTGCAAATGACACCAAAGATCAAAAAATTATTGAGTGGGCAAAAAATAAAATAAATTACAAAGGCCTTCTGATTAAAGAAGGCAAGCTTGAAAATTTAAAAACCTATGAAACAACACTTGAGATCATCTCCAAAATATATCATAAAGAACAAAATATACTATCTTTAATCTCTGCCTTAGAAAGTCTAATAATAAACGAAGAGTCTGAAGAAATAGAAGAAAAAACCAATAATATAAATAATGATAATGAATCTATAGAGCTCATGACAATACACAAATCAAAAGGGCTTAGCATGAATATTGTATTCTTAATCAATACAACTCCAATAGAAAATAGCAGTTTTCTTTCAAAAAAAAATCAATTTTACAAATTTTATCAAGATGGAAACATTGAATATGATTTTTTTAAATTGGAAGAAAATAAAAAATATGCAAGACTAAAAATACTAAGCGAAGAAAAGAATATATTTTATGTGGGAGCAACAAGAGCTAAATTTGCTCTTTTTATTACAAAAATAAATAGCATAACTAGCAAATTATTAGAAATAGCAAAAATTTTTACTATTGATGATATCAAACATGACTTTAACATAAATGAATTTATTGGCCAAAAGAGATTCAATAAAAAAAAAGACAATACAAATGTAAATACAAAATTAATTCCACCAAAACCAATAATTAAAAACATGTTTAAAAAAGAATATACGTCTAGCTTTTCAAGCTTAACAGCACAAGCTCATAATAAGGCATTTTACGAAAACTATGATTTTAAAAATATTAATTACGAAAAAGAAACAGATCTTGATTACGACCCAGGACTAGAAGAGATTCTGCCTAAAGGAAAAGATAGCGGAAACATTTTACATGCCGCAATGGAAGAAATAATCTTTAGCACAGCAAAAGATACATTTGATAATTTTAAAAAAATTAACATTGAAATTATTGAAAAACAAATACAAAAAATCAACTCAAATCTCAATACAACAGAAATACGAAATTCATTAACTAAAATGATTTATAACATACTAACTTATAATATAGGAGCAATTAATACTCGTCTGTGTGATATTGAAGAATTACAAAAAGAAATGGAATTTTTAATAAAAATAAATCCTGAATTTCAAAAACAAAAACATCTTTTTGACAAACACTTTGAAGATCTTCATATAAAACTAAATGATGGATATTTAAAAGGAATAGTAGATCTCATATTTAAAGCTAATAATAAAATATATATCCTAGATTACAAAACAAACTATCTTGGAAAAAATAAGGATGATTATAATATAACAAATTTAGAAAATACAATAAAAAAGGAATATTATGATTTGCAATATAAAATATATGCTCTTGGAATAAAAAAAATATTATTTAAAAACAAAAGAGAATATAATCAAAAATTTGGTGGAATAATATATCTTTTTACAAGAGCATTTAAAGACAATATTGAATGCATAAAGTCAAAATTTGAAAATGGCATTTATTTTAATCTTCCAAAATTTAACGACGTGGATTTAGATAAAATCATCTTAGAATTAAGCATTAAAAGACACTTATGA
- a CDS encoding exodeoxyribonuclease V subunit gamma: MYIYKTNKVNKIYNKIKELTQNDDIFKKETLIIVKNNLLKEEIKKNIAKLNEISYNLNIKKNAVKSIYEISLKNPNIKKYIEENTFSFYLETEKFILYNILKTEKLKYIKNFKSTKNRYFFASKIIDLFHHYYSKFSKLIETWEDNGSLFQEENLKPYENMQKELFKKLFEKQKNIFNLHKKIIQEKPTKNIEIEIKKIIFIGNNREIEKKILNSLEKIFDFEVYVLVFEDLLNYESTLVKELLLTKTKINPIQYQALEKVDIELFKGKNFLTSIKNNIVAKTPISKLDDSFKIIEAKNQKREVEILANQIVHSMQKNNLKLSDIAITCLQEKFNEYLPYIEECLNKYEIEYSVLCYNNLSRGESIIALKRLMDLFISKNGTISNFSRKEVFDLLSNNKVMKKFNISTSELNYLIEFSDAMNISFGANNTHKENLKYDQNFLNSWEDGFNRFLMSEIFDEKYEGEIQKESTKFQDQESIIKLITIVKSLYEDINYFKNKVYKVYEWAEIIEIFIQKYIDLEEFNTTDEYLQNKIKSFKNFPKDLNDNLYKNYLKEINEIKIEFYLFKIMFEESLEKEKYGVIYKKNGILIANYKEIEYIQKKEIHFLGFQKFNSNINYDNMNLLNEYYEHENTEKEAITALFNLIFAATEKFYLYYSFQDNLSPEINTSKTINKILDHIQKYEKNFQIEKHPNENYDLAYFKDAKENYLINYDLEAFNIAKILQNSKPIKFKQNKIKLESPIKLNLYELKNALSNPYKHFYEKTLNVKIQDIRLENEIKEKQEEQIFSVIETIYRLIKNSTLLHEYIMGKKDDVRKTIEIIKNHIKYEIQQGSIPFNIDQKTTVNEILKKINKLKYNATESLKKLSAITKSKIKFCQTIKLNFQKKNIEFELKKDIENVYKVENDYFYFNFVKKDYCSIPDKIKNEIDLYITGLLIKKEIQNFNSLTEVKIDLESLTAKTTICYHYKDIIIDDIENMLMQFAYISSYPTPIYQSLIIKILTKINQNNFSNCFKNFIKMQIKNPSKAYFTSKSHERFLKTSEITLCDYYNRFKDTHDLKLDENLLILIEKFYIKFVRTKN, translated from the coding sequence ATGTATATATATAAAACTAACAAAGTAAATAAAATTTATAATAAAATTAAAGAATTAACTCAAAACGACGACATCTTTAAAAAAGAAACACTCATTATAGTAAAAAATAATCTCTTAAAAGAAGAAATTAAAAAAAATATAGCAAAACTAAATGAGATTTCTTATAATCTAAATATTAAAAAAAATGCCGTAAAAAGCATATATGAAATTTCTTTAAAAAATCCTAATATAAAAAAATACATAGAAGAGAATACTTTTTCATTTTACTTGGAAACAGAAAAATTCATTTTATATAACATATTAAAAACTGAAAAACTAAAATACATAAAAAATTTTAAATCAACAAAAAATAGGTACTTTTTTGCATCAAAAATAATAGATTTATTCCACCATTATTACTCAAAATTTTCAAAATTAATTGAAACTTGGGAAGACAATGGATCTTTATTTCAAGAAGAAAATTTAAAACCCTACGAGAATATGCAAAAAGAACTATTTAAAAAACTCTTTGAAAAGCAAAAAAATATTTTTAATTTACATAAAAAAATAATTCAGGAAAAACCAACAAAAAATATAGAAATTGAAATTAAAAAAATAATATTTATTGGCAATAATAGAGAAATTGAGAAAAAAATTCTTAACTCTTTAGAAAAAATTTTTGATTTTGAAGTTTATGTGTTAGTTTTTGAAGATTTGCTCAACTATGAATCTACCCTTGTTAAAGAATTATTGTTAACAAAAACAAAAATCAACCCAATTCAATATCAAGCTTTAGAAAAAGTAGATATTGAATTATTTAAAGGCAAAAATTTTTTAACAAGCATTAAAAATAATATCGTAGCAAAAACTCCAATTTCAAAATTAGACGATAGCTTTAAAATAATAGAAGCTAAAAATCAAAAACGTGAAGTAGAAATTTTGGCAAATCAGATAGTGCACTCAATGCAAAAAAACAACCTAAAATTAAGTGACATAGCAATAACTTGTTTGCAAGAAAAATTTAATGAATATTTACCATATATAGAAGAATGCCTAAATAAATACGAAATCGAATATAGCGTCCTATGTTACAACAATTTATCAAGAGGAGAAAGTATAATAGCCTTAAAAAGGTTAATGGATCTTTTTATATCAAAAAATGGAACAATTAGCAATTTCAGTAGAAAAGAAGTATTTGACCTGCTAAGTAACAATAAAGTAATGAAAAAATTTAATATATCAACATCTGAATTAAACTATTTAATAGAATTTAGCGATGCTATGAACATTAGTTTTGGTGCAAACAACACTCACAAAGAAAATTTAAAGTATGATCAAAACTTTTTAAACTCATGGGAAGATGGATTTAATCGATTTTTAATGTCTGAAATATTTGACGAAAAATATGAAGGAGAAATTCAAAAAGAAAGCACAAAATTTCAAGATCAAGAATCAATAATAAAGCTTATAACAATAGTAAAAAGTTTATACGAAGATATAAACTATTTTAAAAATAAAGTATATAAAGTATATGAATGGGCAGAAATAATAGAAATTTTTATTCAAAAATATATTGATCTTGAAGAATTTAATACAACTGATGAATATTTACAAAATAAAATAAAATCCTTTAAAAATTTTCCCAAAGATTTAAATGACAATCTTTACAAAAACTATTTAAAAGAAATTAATGAAATAAAAATTGAATTTTATCTTTTTAAGATTATGTTTGAAGAAAGTCTTGAAAAAGAAAAATACGGAGTGATCTATAAAAAAAATGGAATATTGATTGCCAATTACAAAGAAATAGAATATATTCAAAAAAAAGAAATTCATTTTTTGGGATTTCAAAAATTCAACTCTAATATAAATTATGATAATATGAATTTATTAAATGAATACTATGAACATGAGAACACTGAAAAAGAAGCAATTACAGCTCTTTTTAATTTAATTTTTGCAGCAACAGAAAAATTTTACCTTTACTACTCATTTCAAGACAACTTAAGCCCAGAAATTAACACATCAAAAACAATAAACAAAATACTTGATCACATACAAAAATATGAAAAAAATTTTCAAATAGAAAAGCATCCAAATGAAAACTACGACCTGGCATATTTCAAAGATGCAAAAGAGAATTATTTAATAAACTATGATCTAGAAGCCTTTAATATCGCAAAAATACTACAAAATTCCAAACCAATTAAGTTCAAGCAAAATAAAATCAAACTAGAAAGCCCAATTAAGCTAAATTTATACGAATTAAAAAACGCACTTTCTAACCCTTACAAACATTTTTATGAAAAAACTTTAAACGTTAAAATACAAGACATAAGGCTAGAAAATGAAATCAAAGAAAAACAAGAAGAACAAATTTTTAGTGTTATTGAAACTATTTACAGACTTATAAAAAATTCAACACTGCTACATGAATACATAATGGGGAAAAAAGATGATGTAAGAAAAACAATAGAAATTATTAAAAATCACATTAAATATGAAATACAACAAGGAAGCATTCCCTTCAACATAGATCAAAAAACTACTGTAAATGAAATCTTAAAAAAGATAAATAAATTAAAATATAATGCTACTGAAAGCTTAAAAAAACTTTCAGCAATAACAAAAAGCAAAATTAAATTTTGTCAAACAATAAAACTTAATTTTCAAAAAAAAAATATAGAATTTGAATTAAAAAAAGATATTGAGAATGTATATAAAGTCGAAAACGATTATTTTTATTTTAATTTTGTCAAAAAAGACTATTGCAGCATCCCAGATAAAATAAAAAATGAAATAGATTTATATATAACAGGTCTGCTAATAAAAAAAGAAATACAAAATTTCAATTCATTAACAGAAGTAAAAATTGATCTTGAAAGCTTAACTGCAAAAACAACTATTTGTTATCACTACAAAGACATAATAATTGATGACATTGAAAATATGCTTATGCAATTTGCATACATATCAAGCTATCCAACTCCAATTTACCAAAGCTTGATAATTAAAATTTTAACAAAAATAAATCAAAATAATTTTTCAAATTGTTTTAAGAATTTCATAAAAATGCAGATAAAAAATCCTTCCAAGGCTTATTTCACAAGCAAATCACACGAGAGATTTTTAAAAACTAGCGAAATAACACTCTGCGATTACTATAACAGATTTAAAGACACTCATGATCTCAAGTTAGACGAAAATTTATTAATATTGATAGAAAAATTTTATATTAAATTTGTAAGGACAAAAAATTAA
- a CDS encoding nicotinate phosphoribosyltransferase, translating into MKNLSLFTDFYEISMMNAYFTKGINPKAKFEVFFRKTPFKNGYIVLAGINTLINELKNIHFGENELIYLKSLNILDEQFLNFLGKLKLNIKISSIEEGRLVFPYAPVVVIEGNLIELLLIEGLVLNIINFESLIATKTARIKESGAKILAEFGLRRAQGINGALSASKAAYIGGADFTSNMLAGYKYNIPVTGTMAHSWVMSFETEEQAFREYAKTYPNKVSLLIDTYDTLNSGLKNAIKIFKEIKQKEQNNFSIRIDSGDLEYLSKAARKELNENGLNHVKIIASNELDENIIMYLNSINAPIDIWGVGTNLVTAKGDPNLSGVYKMISIEKNGKFIPKIKISNNAEKSTLPAQKEVARIYLNGQMIFDFIFLKEEKDKIKDHLNSKKEFAIFHPIQDNAFKIIKQYDDFEFLIHTVLENGKLCKGYEPSLNNIRNKTRLDLRKLEHTYRRIINPHIYKVSISKNLRKLKNKLIKDNKNN; encoded by the coding sequence ATGAAAAATCTATCACTATTTACAGATTTTTATGAAATTTCAATGATGAATGCTTATTTTACAAAAGGCATTAATCCTAAAGCAAAATTTGAAGTATTTTTTAGGAAAACACCTTTTAAAAATGGGTATATTGTTTTAGCCGGGATAAATACATTAATTAATGAGTTAAAAAATATTCATTTTGGAGAAAATGAACTAATATATTTAAAAAGCTTAAATATATTAGACGAACAATTTTTAAACTTTCTTGGAAAATTAAAACTAAACATAAAAATAAGCTCAATAGAAGAAGGTCGCCTGGTTTTCCCCTACGCACCAGTAGTTGTGATTGAAGGGAATCTAATAGAATTACTATTAATAGAAGGATTGGTTTTAAATATAATAAATTTTGAAAGTTTAATAGCAACAAAAACCGCCAGAATAAAAGAATCTGGTGCAAAAATTTTAGCAGAATTTGGATTAAGAAGAGCACAAGGAATAAATGGAGCGCTATCTGCCAGCAAAGCTGCCTACATAGGGGGAGCAGACTTTACAAGCAATATGCTTGCTGGATATAAATACAATATACCAGTAACAGGAACAATGGCTCATAGTTGGGTAATGAGCTTTGAAACCGAAGAGCAAGCATTCAGAGAATATGCAAAAACATATCCAAATAAAGTAAGCTTGCTAATTGATACTTACGACACACTCAATAGTGGATTAAAAAATGCTATTAAAATATTTAAGGAAATAAAACAAAAGGAACAAAATAATTTTTCAATAAGAATTGATAGTGGAGATCTTGAATATCTAAGCAAAGCAGCAAGAAAAGAATTAAACGAAAATGGACTAAATCATGTAAAAATTATTGCGTCTAATGAGCTTGATGAAAATATTATCATGTACTTAAATTCAATAAATGCTCCAATTGATATTTGGGGCGTTGGAACAAATCTAGTTACAGCAAAAGGAGATCCAAATCTTTCAGGAGTATATAAAATGATCTCTATAGAAAAAAATGGAAAATTTATACCAAAAATAAAAATATCAAATAACGCAGAAAAATCAACATTGCCTGCCCAAAAAGAGGTTGCAAGAATCTATTTAAATGGCCAGATGATCTTCGATTTTATATTTTTAAAAGAAGAAAAAGATAAAATAAAAGATCATCTAAATTCAAAAAAAGAATTTGCCATTTTTCATCCAATACAAGATAACGCTTTCAAAATCATCAAACAATATGATGATTTTGAATTTTTGATTCACACTGTCTTAGAAAATGGAAAACTTTGCAAAGGCTATGAGCCTAGCTTAAACAATATTAGGAATAAAACAAGGCTTGACTTAAGAAAACTTGAGCATACGTACAGAAGAATAATTAATCCCCACATATATAAAGTAAGCATCAGTAAAAACTTAAGAAAGTTAAAAAATAAGCTCATAAAAGATAATAAAAACAATTAA